AAGTGCTGGACGTTAACCCGGAAGAAAAGCGCATCCGCCTGTCCATCAGAGAAGTGGTGCGTGAACAGGAAAAGAGACAGCCGGCCCGAGAAGCACAGGCCGGCAAGCAGGCCGAAAGCCAGGTGGAGCAACCCGCCGAGCAAGCTGAACAGGGCAATGTCACGATTGGGGAAATTGTGGGCGATATCTTTGAAGGTAATAAGGAGTAGCTGAACAACTCTGACTATAAAGTTTGATAATTGATGTCTATAACACTCCATCAGACATGGACAAAAAATGACAAGCAGTCCCGCTATCTGCACGGGGCTGTTTTTTCTGGGCGGGGTTTTTATTTACTACCCCGCCTTTTTGTGCATATTTCCGGCGGGGGGAAGGAAGTCTAAAAACAAACCACAAGCTAAAAAAGGAGGTTTTTCTATGGCCAGGTTTCCTGTGGGCATGATTATCCTCATCATTGTGACAGCACTGATCTTTCTGGGCCTGGCTCACCGGGCTCTGGACCGGCTGAAACTGTCCGATCGCGGTGCTTTGCTGGTGATTGCCGCTATGATTGTGGGAAGTTTTATTGACATCCCTATCTCGGGCGGCAGATATCCGGTGAGTTTGAATGTAGGGGGATTCATCGTCCCCGTAGCTCTGGCCGGGTATTTGCTCTTCACGGCAGGTACTGGCAAGGAACGCACCCGCTCGCTGTTGGCCGCTCTGGTGGTGGGCGCGGCAGTATATCTGCTGGGCAGTGTGACCATGCGTGGACTACCGGAGCCAGGCGGACGTTTTGAGGTGCTGGACACGCTGTGGCTGTACCCTTTGGTGGCCGGTATAATTGGCTACCTGGCCGGGCGTTCCCGGCGGGGCTCTTTTATCGCTGCTACACTTGGGCTTTTGCTGTATGAGGTAGGCCACTATATCTGGCTGGTGCGCAGCGGGGCGCCCACGGCCCGGATTGCTCTGGGCGGGGCCGGACTATTTGACGCGGTCGTCATCGCGGGATTTTTTGCCCTGCTGCTGGCGGAAGTGATTGGTGAAACCAGGGAGCGCCTGGCCGGTGGTCCCAGTTCCCGGGGCAAAGCGCCCGAACTGTTGCAGGCTTTGCGCAAGCCAGGCCATGACCAAGATCAAGACCAGGAA
This window of the Desulfurispora thermophila DSM 16022 genome carries:
- a CDS encoding DUF1614 domain-containing protein produces the protein MARFPVGMIILIIVTALIFLGLAHRALDRLKLSDRGALLVIAAMIVGSFIDIPISGGRYPVSLNVGGFIVPVALAGYLLFTAGTGKERTRSLLAALVVGAAVYLLGSVTMRGLPEPGGRFEVLDTLWLYPLVAGIIGYLAGRSRRGSFIAATLGLLLYEVGHYIWLVRSGAPTARIALGGAGLFDAVVIAGFFALLLAEVIGETRERLAGGPSSRGKAPELLQALRKPGHDQDQDQEKQD